The genomic segment CGCGCCCTGCGGCGCGAGCCGGAGGCGCTCAACGCCTTCCTCACGGAGGTCGGCCTGGCCCGCGGCGCCGACCACCGGCTGGACGGCGCCATCAAGGACCTGCTCTCCGAACTCGCCGATCTGGAGGGCATCGAGAGCCGCGCGCGGCGGCTGGTGGAGCGGATGGCGCTGGTGCTGCAGGGCTCGCTGCTCGTCCGGTACGCGCCGCCGGAGACGGCCGACGCCTTCTGCGCCTCGCGGCTGGGCGGCGACTGGGGCGGCGCGTTCGGCACGCTGCCGCACACCCTGGACCTGGCGTCGGTGGTGGAACGGGCCCGGGTGCCGTTCTGAGAGCGCGGGCCGGCCGGAGCCGGGGCGGGCGCGGCCCGGGGGCCTGGCGGGATGGTCCCCGGCCCCGCTCCGGGTCGCCGGGGAGGGCTTGACCCGGAGCGTGGAGCGGTGGGTGGTGCTGCGCCGTCACGGCACCACCCCCGCCGCGGGAACGCCGCCTCCGCGGCACCCCAGTGCGCGTCGTACGGCGTCACCCCACTGTGCTGCGGCGCGTGGCCGGGTACAAAGGTTGCAGAGGTTGCGGCGGGTCGCAGCATTTGCGTCAAGTGGTGTGCTGTTCAGGCCGCTTGGGCGGCACCATGGGGGAAGCCGCCGTTCCGCCGGTGCCGATGCCGCCACCGGCCCCCCTCCTTGACGGAGACCGCACCGTGAACCACACACCGCAGAAGCCGGCCCCGGCCGCACCCGGGGATACGCGCGAAACCGCCCGGGTGCTCAGCGGTCTGCGGGAGGCCGCGCTCTCCGGTCTGCGTCCGCCGCCGGCCGCCCACCCGCTGATCGGCGAGTCCTGGATGCGGGTGCTGCGGCTCGGCCTGGACCCGGACCGCGGGGCCCCGGCCCGGCTGCTGCCGCTCGACGAGCTGGAGCACCGCCGCCGCACCTCCCCGCTGGCCGCCGTCCTCCCCACCCTGCGGGAGGGGCTGGTGTCGGTCGCGGACGCGGCGCGGCACATCATGGTGGTCACCGACGCGGACGGCCGGGTGCTGTGGCGGGACGGCAACGCCCGGGTGCGGCTGGAGGCGGACCGTATCGGCCTGGAGCCGGGCTCCAGCTGGGCCGAGGAGTCGGTCGGCACGAACGGCATCGGCACCGCCCTGGTCACCGGCCGGCCGGTGCGGGTGCACTCCGCGGAGCACTTCGTCCGCAGCCACCACTCCTGGACCTGCGCCGCCGCGCCGCTGCACGACCCGCGGGACGGGCGGCTGCTGGGCGTGGTGGACGTCAGCGGGCCGGCCGCCACCGTGCATCCGGCGACGGCGCGGCTCGTGGCGTCCGTCGCCCGGCTCGGGGAGAGCGAGCTGCGGGAGCGGCATCTGGAGACCATCGAGCGGCTGCGGGCCGTGGCGGCTCCCCTGCTGTGCCGGCTGGGCGGCGCCCGGGCCGTGGCGATCGACCGTTCCGGCTGGACGGCCGCCGTCACCGGGATGCCGCCCCCGGGGCGGCTGGCGCTGCCGGAGAACTTCGGCACGGGCAGCCGCCGGCTTCCCGCCCTGGGCCCCTGCACCGTGGAGCCGCTGCCGGACGGCTGGCTGATCCGGCTGGACGAGGCGTCCCCGCCCGGTCCCGGTGACGCCCCGCCGGTCACGGGCGTCGCGCTGGACCTGCGCCGGCCGGGCCGCCCCACCCTGACGGTCACCGGCGGTACGGGCGACTGGACGCAGCCGCTGAGCCCGCGCCACGCCGAGATGCTGTACGCGCTGGCGCGCCGCCCCGCCGGGCGGTCCGCGGCCCAGCTCGCCGCGGACCTGTTCGGGGACCCGTCCCGCACGGTGACCGTCCGGGCGGAGATGTCCCGGCTGCGGCGGACCCTCGGCGGAGTCCTGGACCACCGCCCGTACCGCTTCGCGGACGGTGTGGACGTGCGGCTGCTCGCGCCGGACCACCCCGGTGACCTGCTGCCGCGCTCCACGGCCCCGCTGGTCGTCGCGGCCCGCCGGACCGAGGACGGGCCGGCGCCGTCCCGGCCGCCGCTGCCGGGGAGTTGAGCCCGGCGGGCCCCGGCCGGCCCCGAGGCGGCCGCTTGCCGCGGGCCGCCCGCCCGCGCGCGGGGCACCCGTTCGCGCCACCGCTGTGGCCGTGCCCGTTCCGCGCCTCTAGCGTGCGAGGGGGACGGTCGGCGTGCGACGGGGCCGGTCCGGCGCGGCGGAGGGCCCGCCCCGAGGGGAGAGCGATGGGCGGCGGCAGCGTCGAGGAGCGGGGCCCGGGCGGCTCCCGCCGCGCGCGGCCCGGGCGCCGCGCTGGGCCTGGAAACGGCGTCTGGGGGCTGCTCGCGCTGCTCCTCCTCGTCGGGCTCACGCTGCTGCACCAGGGCACGGCCGGCTCCGGCGGGCCGCCGCAGCCCGCGAACGCCCCGGCGGACCTGCGGAGTCCGCCCGCCGTGCGGGCCGCCGAGCCGTTGCCGCGCTCCGTGCCGCGGCGGGTGCGCGTCCCCGCCGTCCGCGTCGACGCCCCCCTGACGCCCGTCGCCACGGACGGCGACGGCTGGATCGAGGCGCCGCCCGCCCGGGAGCGGAACCTCGCCGGCTGGTTCGCGGAGGCGGTGACCCCCGGGGAGCGCGGCACCTCGGTCCTGGTCGGGCATGTCGACAACGCGTCCGGACCGGCCGTCTTCTACCCCCTCGGGGCCGTCCGGCCCGGCATGGACGTCGAGGTGTCCCGGGCGGACGGGCGCACCGCCGTGTTCGGGGTCTACCGCGTCGAGGTGGTGGCCAAGGACCCCTTCCCGGCCGAGCGGGTGTACGACGGCACGGGCCATGCGGAGCTGCGGGTGCTCACCTGCGGGGGCGGCTACGACGAGAAGACCGGCTACGCGGGCAACGTCGTCGTCTACGCCCGGCTGACCTCGGTGCGGTGAGCACGGCCGCCCGGCTCCGTGCCCCGGTCCGCGCCGGGGCCCGACGGCGGGGCGGGGACGGGGCGCGCGGCGGGGGCGTGCGGGTGGCGTGATGGGATGGCGCCATGAGCAGCAGCGTCACCGTGACCACCTGGTACCTGGAGCAGACCTCGGCCGCCGATCTGGTGCCCGCCGCGGCGCCGGCGGACGGGCGGGGTTCGCGCGTCGAGCGGGCGGAGGTCCCCTCCCCCGAGTTCAGCCGCTTCCTCTACACGGCGGTCGGCGGCGACGTGACGTGGACGGACCGGCTGGACTGGCCGTACGCCCGCTGGCGGGAGTTCCTCGAACGGCCCGGCGTCGAGACGTGGGTGGCGTACGACCGGGGCACCCCGGCCGGGTACATCGAGCTGGAGGCCCAGGAGGACGGGGTGGTGGAGATCGTCTACTTCGGCCTGGTCCCGTCCTTCCGCGGCCGCCGCATCGGCGGGCATCTGCTGAGCCTGGGCACGGCACGCGCCTGGGACCTCGCCGGGCGGTGGCCGGGGCTCGCCCCGACGCGGCGGGTGTGGGTGCACACCTGCAGCAAGGACGGCCCGTACGCGCTGGACAACTACCGGCGGCGCGGCTTCCGGCTGTACGACACGCGCACCGCGGAGGAGCCCGGGACGCCGCCTCCGGGCCCGTGGCCGGGGGCTTTCTGACCCGGCTTCCGGTCCGCCCCGCCGGCGGACGGGCCCCGGGGGCGCTCCGCCACCGGGCGGATCCGGCCGCGGACGGCACCATCCGGTCACGGCCCGGGCGGCCCGGTCTGTGACCCGGGCCACAAGCATCCACATTCCGAAACATTGTTGTCCAATTGGCGGACAACGATGGACTGCCCCACGAGCGTCGTGGCACGCTCTCGGCATGTCTGAAGCTGGAATTGCCTTGGTGAGTCGGCGCCACGTCGATCTCTGCCGCATGTCCAGCGCCATCTGTCCGGCGGGCTGACAGTCCCAGCGCCACCGAGCTTCCCGCCGTCCCCGCCCTCGCGGACGAGCGAACACCCCTGACCACCGCGTGACCACCGCAGCGCCGCGGGCTCCGCCGCGCCGAGCGGTGGACTCCTGCCGCAGTACAGGTCAGCAGGGGTGTGCCCCGTTCACCTTGCGCTTCCGGCCCGACCGGCGGGAGGCATGTCCCCCCTTGTCTCCTCCTGAGCAGCCCGAGAAGGACACCACCGCCATGGCCGCCACCTCA from the Streptomyces xinghaiensis S187 genome contains:
- a CDS encoding helix-turn-helix domain-containing protein; this encodes MPPPAPLLDGDRTVNHTPQKPAPAAPGDTRETARVLSGLREAALSGLRPPPAAHPLIGESWMRVLRLGLDPDRGAPARLLPLDELEHRRRTSPLAAVLPTLREGLVSVADAARHIMVVTDADGRVLWRDGNARVRLEADRIGLEPGSSWAEESVGTNGIGTALVTGRPVRVHSAEHFVRSHHSWTCAAAPLHDPRDGRLLGVVDVSGPAATVHPATARLVASVARLGESELRERHLETIERLRAVAAPLLCRLGGARAVAIDRSGWTAAVTGMPPPGRLALPENFGTGSRRLPALGPCTVEPLPDGWLIRLDEASPPGPGDAPPVTGVALDLRRPGRPTLTVTGGTGDWTQPLSPRHAEMLYALARRPAGRSAAQLAADLFGDPSRTVTVRAEMSRLRRTLGGVLDHRPYRFADGVDVRLLAPDHPGDLLPRSTAPLVVAARRTEDGPAPSRPPLPGS
- a CDS encoding class F sortase, whose product is MGGGSVEERGPGGSRRARPGRRAGPGNGVWGLLALLLLVGLTLLHQGTAGSGGPPQPANAPADLRSPPAVRAAEPLPRSVPRRVRVPAVRVDAPLTPVATDGDGWIEAPPARERNLAGWFAEAVTPGERGTSVLVGHVDNASGPAVFYPLGAVRPGMDVEVSRADGRTAVFGVYRVEVVAKDPFPAERVYDGTGHAELRVLTCGGGYDEKTGYAGNVVVYARLTSVR
- a CDS encoding GNAT family N-acetyltransferase, which translates into the protein MSSSVTVTTWYLEQTSAADLVPAAAPADGRGSRVERAEVPSPEFSRFLYTAVGGDVTWTDRLDWPYARWREFLERPGVETWVAYDRGTPAGYIELEAQEDGVVEIVYFGLVPSFRGRRIGGHLLSLGTARAWDLAGRWPGLAPTRRVWVHTCSKDGPYALDNYRRRGFRLYDTRTAEEPGTPPPGPWPGAF
- a CDS encoding putative leader peptide produces the protein MSEAGIALVSRRHVDLCRMSSAICPAG